The proteins below are encoded in one region of Shewanella algae:
- a CDS encoding helix-turn-helix domain-containing protein, whose translation MSRAATDWAWSLAIKPASLKLLLLSMADRADEYHRCYPSVERLVKDTGLDRKTIIGNIAKLQDAGVLTDTGKRAGRTGKVKIYRLNLVDVSQPISTGDNSPKSGMVPKTESSQKRTGNSPKNGTLNSPKNGTQNQSFNQSMNQERVGVPAKRNSPSDKFIFDKWPAAPSDEVFADWVKARAAAKKPLTQGAVDYVAPELHKAVAAGMSVDDCLRVTLGEGWQGFKFDWAVNRGLVPTSGQALQHWTSNVFDDGDPLI comes from the coding sequence ATGAGCCGTGCTGCGACTGATTGGGCTTGGTCGTTAGCGATTAAGCCTGCGAGTTTGAAATTGCTGTTGTTGTCGATGGCTGACCGTGCGGACGAGTATCACCGCTGTTATCCGTCGGTTGAGCGGTTGGTGAAAGACACGGGCCTGGACCGTAAAACCATTATTGGCAACATTGCCAAGCTGCAAGACGCGGGTGTGCTAACCGATACGGGTAAGCGAGCCGGCAGAACGGGCAAGGTGAAGATTTACCGTCTGAATTTGGTGGATGTTTCGCAGCCAATAAGCACCGGTGATAACAGTCCCAAAAGCGGAATGGTTCCGAAAACGGAATCATCCCAAAAACGGACAGGAAATAGTCCCAAAAACGGTACTTTGAATAGTCCCAAAAACGGTACTCAGAACCAGTCATTTAACCAGTCAATGAACCAAGAGCGTGTTGGCGTGCCCGCCAAGCGCAATTCTCCAAGCGACAAGTTTATTTTTGATAAGTGGCCTGCGGCGCCATCGGATGAGGTATTTGCCGATTGGGTGAAAGCACGCGCAGCGGCTAAGAAGCCCTTGACGCAAGGTGCGGTTGATTACGTTGCCCCTGAGCTGCACAAGGCGGTTGCAGCTGGCATGAGTGTGGATGACTGCTTGCGAGTGACGTTGGGCGAGGGCTGGCAGGGGTTCAAGTTTGATTGGGCGGTAAACCGTGGGCTGGTGCCAACCAGTGGCCAGGCACTGCAGCACTGGACCAGCAATGTTTTTGACGATGGAGATCCGCTGATATGA
- a CDS encoding replication protein P, with amino-acid sequence MTQRNHQPQPIQALDFMPSAQQSRPVVSEFDGQLIDSVFAKLKILFPIGAPKPEQEPSMKAEWLKTLVAQRIGSVEVVQRGINRARCERDGKRQFWPSPLQFCHWCHAEPDDLGLPSVEQAYREAMRHYSHVAKHKWSHAIVRLALRESGGSWLFGASTADDSFKVFERNYTMLIRRYANGEEIDFNLPKALPTRVTRPTAANKARANIADLRVKFGLRTTKGANDE; translated from the coding sequence ATGACACAACGAAACCATCAACCACAGCCGATTCAGGCGTTGGATTTTATGCCGTCGGCGCAGCAATCGCGCCCTGTGGTGTCGGAGTTTGACGGGCAGCTGATTGATAGCGTGTTTGCGAAGCTGAAAATCTTGTTTCCGATTGGGGCGCCCAAGCCTGAGCAAGAGCCCAGCATGAAGGCGGAATGGTTGAAAACCTTGGTAGCGCAGCGCATTGGCAGCGTTGAAGTGGTGCAGCGTGGCATTAACCGTGCCCGTTGTGAGCGCGATGGTAAGCGGCAGTTTTGGCCTTCGCCTTTGCAGTTTTGCCATTGGTGCCATGCGGAACCCGATGATTTAGGACTGCCAAGCGTTGAGCAGGCTTATCGTGAAGCTATGCGGCATTACTCGCATGTTGCCAAACACAAGTGGAGCCATGCCATTGTGCGGTTGGCGTTGCGTGAGTCTGGCGGGAGTTGGCTGTTTGGGGCATCCACAGCAGATGATTCGTTCAAGGTATTTGAGCGCAATTACACCATGTTGATCCGCCGTTATGCCAATGGTGAGGAGATTGATTTTAATCTGCCCAAGGCACTGCCAACGAGGGTTACTCGACCTACAGCGGCCAATAAAGCAAGAGCGAACATTGCAGATTTACGGGTGAAGTTTGGCCTACGGACAACGAAAGGAGCAAACGATGAGTAA
- a CDS encoding tyrosine-type recombinase/integrase, giving the protein MASGVEVGKLKRAPLRRWLSGGVTRDYRDPQYPTVRLRANGERTKASIFLVFNEQNVTRWRKVGTWPDLCIDTFLEQLPATLAERAAGGEVMFGQFVTVADVVTWYVGHVADNTTMSVSWRRNVRSIVTRHLIPRAGQLPLASLSWSDLDSALVKSMLADGYSPRYVVEVVSKLKTAFSSAAGLHLLDSNPLAGFKPSVRLPKALDARLYDSDLGELFKLLSETVMVQAMLFVLMMMFGTRINETRQARWDQFTGDVWVIPPSNTKNGNELRLPLTKSARALIDHYRRWQLANVGKRAWLFPGRGQAPIAVRTAQDWSVGLRFKYFTSHDIRRLFRTIIAEIGIDTVIGELLLNHSLPVLLRTYVQSSLNAGVSQALEQYHQYLIERGFNQIAPEIIPRSHSDLGNGQSQMASGWL; this is encoded by the coding sequence ATGGCGAGCGGTGTTGAAGTTGGCAAGCTGAAGCGGGCGCCGCTGCGCCGTTGGTTGAGCGGCGGTGTTACCCGGGATTATCGGGATCCTCAGTATCCGACAGTGAGACTGCGGGCCAATGGTGAGCGCACCAAGGCGAGTATTTTTCTGGTGTTCAATGAGCAGAACGTGACTCGATGGCGCAAGGTGGGCACTTGGCCGGATCTGTGTATCGATACGTTTTTGGAGCAGCTGCCGGCCACTCTGGCCGAGCGAGCAGCTGGAGGTGAGGTTATGTTTGGGCAGTTTGTGACTGTGGCTGATGTGGTTACCTGGTATGTCGGGCATGTGGCAGATAACACGACTATGAGTGTGAGTTGGCGCCGGAATGTGCGTTCGATAGTTACCAGGCACTTGATCCCAAGGGCTGGGCAGTTGCCGCTGGCATCACTGAGTTGGAGTGATTTGGATAGTGCGCTGGTTAAGTCGATGCTGGCTGATGGGTATTCGCCCCGCTATGTGGTGGAGGTGGTAAGTAAGCTCAAGACGGCGTTCAGTTCTGCCGCTGGGCTGCACTTGCTCGATAGCAACCCTTTGGCCGGGTTCAAGCCCAGTGTGAGGCTGCCAAAGGCGCTGGATGCGAGGCTGTATGACTCTGACCTTGGCGAGCTGTTCAAGCTGTTATCAGAGACTGTGATGGTTCAGGCTATGCTGTTTGTGTTGATGATGATGTTTGGTACCCGTATCAATGAAACCCGCCAGGCTAGGTGGGACCAGTTCACCGGCGATGTTTGGGTGATACCGCCGTCAAACACCAAAAACGGTAATGAGTTGCGGTTGCCGTTGACCAAATCTGCCCGGGCTTTGATTGATCATTACCGCCGCTGGCAGTTGGCCAATGTTGGCAAGCGTGCCTGGCTGTTCCCCGGCCGAGGTCAGGCGCCTATTGCTGTGCGCACTGCTCAGGATTGGTCTGTTGGCCTTCGCTTTAAATACTTCACTTCACACGATATCAGGCGGCTTTTTCGCACCATTATTGCTGAGATTGGTATTGATACCGTGATTGGTGAGTTGTTGCTCAATCACTCCCTGCCTGTGCTTTTGCGTACCTATGTTCAGTCATCCCTCAATGCAGGGGTGAGCCAGGCACTTGAGCAGTATCACCAGTATTTGATTGAGCGCGGATTTAATCAGATCGCGCCCGAGATAATCCCTAGATCGCATTCAGATCTTGGTAACGGGCAAAGTCAGATGGCAAGCGGGTGGCTGTGA
- a CDS encoding helix-turn-helix domain-containing protein yields the protein MAKAAAASGAKLLAMGRRLRQMTQEEVASAYGVNVKTYRRWEKGQSPVPYDDLCAICADIFALDLFNLRGLADAA from the coding sequence ATGGCAAAAGCGGCGGCAGCATCAGGGGCAAAACTGCTGGCAATGGGGCGGAGATTGCGCCAAATGACCCAGGAGGAAGTGGCAAGCGCCTACGGGGTGAATGTCAAAACCTATCGGCGCTGGGAGAAGGGACAAAGCCCGGTACCGTATGACGACCTTTGCGCCATCTGTGCTGATATTTTTGCCCTGGACTTGTTCAACTTAAGGGGGCTGGCCGATGCAGCATAA